From Colias croceus chromosome Z, ilColCroc2.1:
acacgagaattttatatataagaatttTTGTTTGCTCTAtggaagcatttttttttgttttataaaagctTAGAACATCAAGATACCTAAGTGTTAAAAGTAACAAATTATTGCTAGTTCTGCTTGGCCCGGATTTCGAGCGAGCGTTGCATTATGGCGTCTGAAATTTATCCTCACCGCCCAAACTTTGTGGAGCAATTGTAACTTATTCTACACCAGTTTTAGGCCATTCTGAACAAGAACTCGATCAGCGAACCCACTTTCCcactaaattaaatttacaggATACAAAAGCTTGAGCATATAAACGTGCTATTTTAGTTGTTATCTAAATGAAAACGAAATCAGAATAGaaagaaatgttttattagaACACACAGGAGTTgtcgtattattattaattaatgggaaaaagttataatttatgCACGATTTTTAGGACTTCGCTAAGGATTGCGATTTCGCAATAACATCTTCAATAGTGCCCACCATGTAAAAAGCTGCTTCTGGAATGTGATCCAGTTCTCCACCTAAAATTCTTTTAAACCCTTTAATTGTTTCTTCTAATTTAACCATTTTGCCAACATGGCCAGTGAAAACTTCAGCTACTTGGAAAGGCTGAGAAAGAAATCGTTGGATTTTACGAGCACGAGCTACTGTAAGCTTATCGTCTTCGGATAATTCATCCATACCTAATATAGCAATAATATCTTGTAACGACTTGTAATCTTGTAATATTTTCTGGACTCCTCTCGCAACTCCATAGTGTTCAGGGCCGATTATATTTGGGTCCATGACTCTCGATGTAGAATCCAAGGGATCAACAGCTGGATATACTCCCAATTCAGCAATGGCGCGCGATAGTACCGTCGTAGCGTCCAAATGAGCGAATGTAGTCGCTGGAGCAGGATCAGTTAAATCATCAGCTGGGACATAAACAGCCTGTACACTTGTAATAGAGCccgttgttgttgttgttattcGCTCTTGCATCGTACCCATGTCAGTAGCTAGCGTTGGTTGATAGCCTACTGCAGACGGAATACGACCAAGTAAAGCTGATACTTCAGAACCAGCTTGGGTAAATCTGAAGATATTGTCCACGAATAACAAAACATCTTGGCCCTCTTTGTCTCTAAAATGCTCAGCTAATGTCAACCCTGTTAAAGCAACACGAGCCCTTGCTCCAGGCGGTTCATTCATCTGCCCATAAACTAAAGCTACCTTAGACTGTTTATAGTCATCTTTAATTACCCCACCAACTTTCATCTCATTATACAAATCGTTACCTTCACGCGTGCGTTCTCCTACACCAGCAAATACAGAAAATCCACCATGTGCTTTGGCAACGTTGTTAATAAGTTCCATAATGAGCACTGTTTTACCCACACCTGCACCACCAAATAGTCCAATCTTACCACCTTTGACATATGGCGCTAATAAATCGACTACTTTTATACCAGTGACAAGAATTTCTTGTTCAACTGACATTTCTACAAACGGAGGTGCATCTGCATGAATTGGTGCAAACTGATCTGTTTGAATTGGTCCACGTTCATCTATAGGTTCACCTATAACGTTAATTATTCTACCTAAAAGAGGCTCACCGACGGGAATTGTTATGGGTGCTCCTGTATCTACGATAGGTTGGCCTCGCACTAAACCTTCCGTACCATCCATAGCTATTGTACGACATGTATTTTCTCCTAGATGTTGTGCCACCTCAAGAATCAAACGTGGTTTCCGACCGGGAACCTCAAGAGCGTTTAAAATTGGTGGCAATTCTTTATCAAATTGTACATCGACAACCGCACCAATAACTGCTATAATTTTTCCCTTCGCTCCACCTGCAGCTGATTTGGGTGCTATTCCAGTAAATGCCGAATCTGATGATTTCTTGGGTGGTTTTTCGGCCTTATTATCTTCAGGTT
This genomic window contains:
- the LOC123705230 gene encoding ATP synthase subunit beta, mitochondrial-like — its product is MDGTEGLVRGQPIVDTGAPITIPVGEPLLGRIINVIGEPIDERGPIQTDQFAPIHADAPPFVEMSVEQEILVTGIKVVDLLAPYVKGGKIGLFGGAGVGKTVLIMELINNVAKAHGGFSVFAGVGERTREGNDLYNEMKVGGVIKDDYKQSKVALVYGQMNEPPGARARVALTGLTLAEHFRDKEGQDVLLFVDNIFRFTQAGSEVSALLGRIPSAVGYQPTLATDMGTMQERITTTTTGSITSVQAVYVPADDLTDPAPATTFAHLDATTVLSRAIAELGVYPAVDPLDSTSRVMDPNIIGPEHYGVARGVQKILQDYKSLQDIIAILGMDELSEDDKLTVARARKIQRFLSQPFQVAEVFTGHVGKMVKLEETIKGFKRILGGELDHIPEAAFYMVGTIEDVIAKSQSLAKS